One genomic segment of Synechocystis sp. LKSZ1 includes these proteins:
- a CDS encoding acetolactate synthase large subunit, producing MGDLNTAELLVQCLENEGVEYIFGLPGEENLHILEALKHSSIRFITTRHEQGAAFMADVYGRLTGKAGVCLSTLGPGATNLLTGVADANLDGAPLVAITGQVGTDRMHIESHQYLDLVAMFSPVTKWNRQIVRPSITPEVVRKAFKRAQSEKPGATHIDLPENIAAMPATGQPLNRDQQEKVYAAFKTLNNAAIAISKAKNPLILAGNGAIRAGASEALTEFATLLNIPVANTFMGKGSIPYTHPLALWTVGLQQRDHITCAFERSDLVIAVGYDLIEYSPKKWNPQGDLPIIHIGMTPAEIDSSYIPLVEVVGDISDSLLDLLKRADRQGKTAPYGTTLRADIRAEYEHYAQDEGFPVKPQKLIYDLRQVMGAEDIVISDVGAHKMWMARHYHCDAPNTCLISNGFAAMGIAIPGALAAKLVYPQRKVVAVTGDGGFMMNCQELETALRVGTPFVTLIFNDNGYGLIEWKQINQFGEAAFVKFGNPDFVKFAESMGLKGYRVSNAADLIPILQEALAQPIPTVIDCPVDYRENMRFSQKAGDLTCDIWE from the coding sequence ATGGGAGACTTAAACACGGCGGAATTATTGGTGCAATGCCTGGAAAACGAAGGCGTTGAGTATATTTTTGGCCTGCCGGGGGAAGAGAATTTACATATCCTAGAGGCCTTAAAACACTCCTCCATTCGCTTTATCACGACGCGCCACGAACAAGGGGCCGCCTTTATGGCCGATGTCTATGGCCGTCTGACGGGCAAAGCTGGAGTTTGTTTATCCACCCTTGGCCCTGGGGCCACAAATCTGCTGACGGGGGTAGCCGACGCCAACCTCGATGGTGCGCCCCTAGTGGCCATAACCGGCCAAGTGGGAACCGACCGCATGCACATTGAATCCCACCAGTACCTCGATTTGGTGGCCATGTTTAGCCCTGTCACCAAGTGGAATCGTCAAATTGTGCGCCCCAGCATTACGCCGGAGGTAGTTCGCAAGGCCTTTAAACGGGCCCAATCGGAAAAACCGGGGGCAACTCACATTGATCTACCGGAAAACATCGCCGCCATGCCCGCCACAGGCCAACCCCTCAACCGAGACCAGCAGGAAAAAGTCTATGCCGCCTTTAAAACCCTCAATAATGCCGCAATTGCCATCTCCAAGGCCAAAAATCCGCTAATCCTGGCTGGCAATGGGGCCATTCGGGCCGGGGCCAGCGAGGCCTTGACGGAATTTGCAACGCTCTTAAATATCCCAGTGGCCAACACCTTTATGGGCAAGGGCAGTATTCCCTATACCCATCCCCTGGCCCTGTGGACGGTGGGCCTGCAACAACGGGATCATATTACCTGTGCCTTTGAACGCAGTGACCTGGTGATTGCCGTGGGCTACGATCTCATCGAATACTCCCCCAAAAAATGGAATCCTCAGGGCGACCTGCCGATTATTCACATTGGCATGACCCCAGCGGAGATCGACAGCAGTTATATTCCCCTGGTGGAAGTGGTAGGAGATATCTCTGATTCCCTGCTTGATTTGTTGAAACGGGCCGACCGTCAGGGCAAAACAGCCCCCTATGGTACAACGCTCCGGGCCGATATTCGTGCCGAATACGAACACTATGCCCAGGATGAAGGCTTTCCCGTTAAGCCCCAGAAGTTAATCTACGACCTGCGCCAAGTGATGGGAGCCGAGGATATTGTCATTTCCGATGTGGGGGCCCATAAGATGTGGATGGCTCGCCATTATCACTGCGATGCCCCCAATACTTGCCTCATTTCCAATGGTTTTGCCGCCATGGGCATTGCCATTCCAGGAGCCCTAGCCGCCAAGCTTGTCTATCCCCAGCGCAAGGTCGTAGCGGTCACGGGGGATGGGGGCTTCATGATGAACTGCCAGGAACTAGAGACAGCCCTGCGGGTTGGAACCCCCTTTGTCACCCTGATTTTTAACGACAATGGCTATGGCCTGATCGAATGGAAACAGATCAATCAATTTGGCGAAGCGGCCTTTGTCAAATTTGGTAATCCCGATTTTGTGAAATTTGCCGAAAGTATGGGCCTCAAAGGCTATCGAGTGAGCAACGCCGCTGACCTCATTCCCATCCTCCAGGAGGCCCTGGCCCAGCCAATTCCCACCGTGATCGATTGCCCGGTGGATTATCGAGAAAATATGCGTTTTTCCCAAAAAGCCGGGGATTTAACCTGTGACATCTGGGAATAG
- a CDS encoding pitrilysin family protein produces MNFFCWRPCRWAGFFLVGLWFCLACPPWALAAPPSLTYAPYLQQVQDQITEFSLENGLKVIVLENHAAPVVSFFTYADVGGVDEPEGKTGVAHFLEHLAFKGTRRIGTQDYAAERKLLDQLDQLALQIRAARLQGEKPNPALQKQFEQVQAEAEKYVKPNEFSQIIQMAGGVGLNAATSADATMYFYSLPANKLELWMSLESERFLEPVFRGFYQEQQVILEERRMRTENNPMGRMVEAFLDQAFVKHPYKRPVIGYDADIRNLSRQDVTDFFEAYYGPANLTLVIVGDVDPQQVKTLAQRYFGRFPARPQPPTLTVVEPPQQQTRTITLRLPSQPWYLEGYHRPAMSHPDNAVYEVIATLMSDGRTSRLYQALVQDQQVALTAQGFNGFPGDKYPNLMLFYAQSTPNTDLTTLAQALGQEIERLKQEPVTPEELERVKNQLQADLLRSLDSNQGMARLLAEYEVKTGDWRNLFQQLEAVAAVTPADIQRVARQTFTPENRTIGRILPADTPN; encoded by the coding sequence ATGAATTTTTTTTGTTGGCGGCCCTGTCGCTGGGCCGGCTTTTTCCTGGTTGGCCTGTGGTTTTGCCTGGCCTGTCCTCCTTGGGCCCTAGCGGCCCCTCCCTCTCTGACCTACGCGCCCTATCTGCAACAGGTGCAAGACCAGATCACAGAGTTCTCTCTGGAAAACGGGCTGAAAGTCATTGTGCTCGAAAACCACGCGGCCCCCGTTGTTTCCTTCTTTACCTATGCTGATGTTGGTGGTGTGGATGAACCGGAGGGTAAAACCGGCGTGGCCCACTTTCTAGAACATTTAGCCTTTAAGGGAACCCGTCGCATTGGCACCCAGGACTACGCTGCAGAACGGAAATTACTGGATCAACTCGATCAATTGGCCCTGCAGATCCGAGCGGCTCGACTACAGGGAGAAAAGCCCAATCCGGCCCTGCAAAAGCAGTTCGAGCAAGTACAGGCCGAGGCTGAAAAGTACGTTAAGCCCAATGAATTTAGCCAAATTATCCAAATGGCTGGAGGAGTTGGCCTGAATGCGGCCACCTCGGCGGATGCCACCATGTACTTCTACAGCTTGCCTGCCAATAAACTGGAACTCTGGATGTCCCTGGAATCAGAGCGCTTTTTAGAGCCGGTTTTTCGTGGTTTTTACCAGGAGCAACAGGTGATTCTCGAAGAGCGGCGGATGCGTACCGAGAATAACCCCATGGGCCGGATGGTAGAAGCCTTTTTAGATCAGGCCTTTGTGAAGCATCCCTACAAGCGACCCGTGATCGGCTACGATGCCGATATCCGTAACCTGAGTCGCCAGGATGTGACGGATTTTTTTGAAGCCTACTACGGGCCAGCCAATTTGACCCTAGTGATTGTGGGAGATGTGGATCCCCAACAGGTAAAGACGCTTGCTCAACGCTATTTTGGTCGTTTTCCGGCCCGGCCCCAACCGCCAACCCTGACCGTCGTTGAACCGCCCCAACAACAGACTCGCACCATTACCCTGCGTTTGCCTTCCCAGCCCTGGTACCTAGAGGGCTATCATCGCCCGGCCATGAGTCATCCCGATAATGCGGTCTACGAGGTCATTGCCACCCTGATGAGTGATGGCCGCACCTCTCGCCTCTACCAGGCCCTAGTGCAGGATCAACAAGTGGCCCTGACTGCCCAAGGGTTCAACGGCTTTCCGGGGGATAAGTACCCCAACCTGATGCTCTTCTACGCTCAGAGTACACCGAACACTGACCTTACGACCCTGGCTCAGGCCCTGGGCCAGGAAATTGAACGACTGAAACAGGAGCCCGTCACACCGGAAGAATTGGAACGAGTCAAAAATCAACTCCAGGCCGACCTCCTACGGTCCCTAGATTCTAATCAGGGCATGGCCCGACTGTTGGCGGAGTACGAAGTTAAAACTGGCGACTGGCGTAATTTGTTTCAACAACTAGAAGCAGTGGCCGCCGTTACCCCAGCGGATATTCAGCGGGTGGCCCGTCAAACCTTTACCCCGGAAAATCGCACCATTGGCCGCATTCTTCCCGCTGATACTCCCAACTAG
- a CDS encoding MotA/TolQ/ExbB proton channel family protein translates to MNPIELMQKGGLAMWPLLFLSILSVSTIIERLWFWGQIVLGNQQVTDRILDTASRDWDLAIRVAKESQKYPIAKYLLAPLRLPHPDPEIFHLALESAADDELALMRRGDKILEAIIALSPLLGLLGTVLGLIQSLGSIQISDLGTSSTTGVTLGIAESLISTAAGLIIAIISLAFYRLFQGLWFNQMRVFRKAGGALEVIYRQRWLEEEAQYEEAHPYSESASS, encoded by the coding sequence GTGAATCCCATCGAGCTGATGCAAAAAGGCGGGCTGGCTATGTGGCCCCTCCTCTTCCTATCGATCTTATCTGTTAGTACTATTATTGAGCGCCTCTGGTTTTGGGGCCAGATTGTTCTGGGGAACCAGCAAGTAACTGACCGTATCCTCGATACCGCAAGTCGGGATTGGGATCTGGCCATCCGGGTAGCCAAGGAAAGTCAAAAGTACCCCATTGCTAAATATTTACTGGCCCCCCTACGCTTACCCCACCCAGACCCAGAAATTTTCCATTTGGCCCTGGAATCCGCTGCCGATGACGAACTGGCCCTGATGCGTCGGGGGGACAAAATTTTAGAAGCGATTATTGCCTTATCTCCCCTCTTAGGCCTGTTGGGGACAGTATTGGGTCTGATCCAATCCCTTGGCTCGATCCAGATAAGCGACCTGGGCACCTCTTCCACGACAGGTGTTACCCTGGGGATTGCCGAATCCTTAATTTCCACCGCCGCCGGCCTGATTATTGCCATTATTAGCTTAGCTTTTTATCGTCTTTTCCAGGGCCTGTGGTTTAACCAAATGCGGGTCTTTCGTAAGGCTGGAGGAGCACTGGAGGTTATTTATCGTCAGCGCTGGCTAGAGGAAGAGGCTCAATATGAAGAAGCCCATCCCTATTCCGAAAGTGCGTCGAGCTAG
- a CDS encoding serine hydrolase — translation MTAATIATLISPVSRQAMAKKPDMDSQIIDLFQSLPGQTAVKLKTVNQNQVWDVSLAPELPLFCGSAFKVYVLTVFLRQMEQGKVSLTDVLRVDDRVRVLSSPVFETLTGETTALIALEAMMMHSDNTATDLILAKVTPQAVREFIQTIGLKQTFIPDSINIMLSYLLGAKSGEDWGWAKIKAAADKNERTSRSIVNNQQTMTASAQDFVTFYEQALQGALFTEAKTLGIFKRMLTLPSILWDFIPPGAFGYVKGGSIDWPPQYALCIAGGVSFRPDCWTYYTYLINWDDPSGKQRALAANQFLAAVKTSLELVRSATAAP, via the coding sequence TTGACTGCTGCAACGATTGCCACCCTGATCTCGCCCGTCAGTCGTCAGGCCATGGCCAAGAAGCCTGATATGGATTCTCAAATTATTGACTTATTCCAGTCATTACCAGGCCAGACCGCAGTCAAACTGAAAACTGTGAATCAGAATCAGGTTTGGGACGTCAGTTTAGCGCCGGAATTACCCTTGTTTTGTGGTAGTGCCTTTAAAGTTTATGTTTTAACAGTATTTCTCCGCCAAATGGAACAGGGAAAAGTGAGTTTGACGGACGTATTGAGGGTAGATGATCGAGTGAGGGTGCTTTCCAGTCCCGTCTTTGAAACCTTAACCGGTGAAACGACTGCTTTAATTGCCCTGGAAGCCATGATGATGCACAGTGATAATACGGCCACCGACTTAATCTTGGCTAAGGTTACTCCCCAAGCTGTCCGAGAGTTTATTCAGACCATTGGTTTAAAGCAAACCTTCATTCCAGACAGTATTAACATCATGTTGTCCTATCTGCTGGGGGCCAAGAGCGGCGAGGATTGGGGATGGGCAAAAATCAAAGCTGCGGCTGATAAAAATGAACGAACCTCTCGCTCCATTGTCAATAACCAACAAACGATGACCGCTTCTGCTCAGGATTTTGTGACTTTTTATGAGCAAGCTTTACAGGGCGCTTTGTTTACCGAAGCTAAAACCCTCGGTATCTTTAAGCGCATGTTGACCTTGCCCTCGATTTTATGGGATTTTATCCCACCGGGGGCCTTCGGTTACGTCAAAGGAGGCAGTATTGATTGGCCGCCCCAATATGCCCTCTGTATCGCTGGCGGCGTCAGTTTTCGCCCCGACTGCTGGACTTACTACACGTATTTAATCAATTGGGATGATCCCAGTGGTAAACAAAGGGCCCTGGCGGCCAACCAATTTTTAGCGGCTGTTAAAACGAGTTTGGAGCTTGTTCGCTCTGCAACAGCGGCACCCTAG
- the cysS gene encoding cysteine--tRNA ligase, producing the protein MTLRLYNTLSRRKEAFQPLEAGKVKMYCCGITVYDYCHLGHARTCLTWDVVRHYLQWLGYQVTYIQNFTDIDDKILNRAKAEGTTMEAISERFIDAYFEDMAALQVQAADAYPRATHSLDGIKRLVAELENKGYAYPAQGDVYYAVRRFPDYGKLSGRKLEDLQAGASGRVEVEDIEAAKKQDPFDFALWKAAKPGEPAWESLWGSGRPGWHIECSAMVREHLGETIDLHVGGSDLIFPHHENEIAQSEAATGHPLARYWLHNGMVKVGGEKMSKSLGNFTTIRDLLTEIDPMAVRLLVLQGHYRKPLDFAPEALQAASNGWQTLAEGLRFGEQYGSKLGWTLKPLALQPDSNAYTQAFHQAVDDDFNFAGGLVVLFELAKELRRQGNLLTHQGQIDADAQQLESHWQTLVSLAQVLGFKAPAPVEEHRSGPTGLTDAEIEALIQQRTAARQSKNFAEGDRLRDLLQAQGITLIDQPGGLTQWHR; encoded by the coding sequence ATGACCCTCCGCCTCTACAACACCCTGAGCCGTCGTAAAGAAGCCTTTCAGCCCCTAGAAGCAGGCAAAGTCAAAATGTATTGCTGTGGCATTACGGTCTATGACTATTGTCATCTGGGCCATGCCCGCACTTGTTTAACCTGGGATGTTGTCCGGCATTACTTGCAGTGGTTGGGTTATCAAGTTACCTATATCCAAAACTTCACTGACATTGATGACAAAATTCTGAACCGGGCCAAGGCGGAAGGCACCACCATGGAGGCTATTTCGGAACGGTTTATTGATGCCTATTTTGAGGATATGGCAGCGCTCCAGGTGCAGGCCGCCGATGCCTATCCCCGTGCAACCCATAGTTTAGATGGCATTAAACGTCTGGTGGCGGAACTGGAAAATAAAGGCTATGCTTATCCGGCCCAAGGCGATGTTTACTATGCGGTACGACGTTTTCCCGATTACGGTAAGCTCTCGGGGCGTAAGTTGGAAGACCTTCAGGCCGGGGCCAGTGGCCGGGTGGAGGTAGAAGATATTGAAGCGGCGAAGAAACAAGACCCCTTTGATTTTGCCCTTTGGAAGGCCGCTAAACCGGGGGAACCGGCCTGGGAATCACTCTGGGGTAGTGGCCGGCCGGGGTGGCACATCGAATGCTCAGCCATGGTAAGGGAACACCTGGGCGAAACCATTGATTTACATGTAGGAGGGAGTGACCTGATCTTTCCTCACCACGAAAACGAAATCGCCCAATCGGAGGCGGCCACCGGGCATCCGCTGGCCCGTTACTGGTTGCACAATGGCATGGTGAAGGTCGGGGGGGAAAAAATGTCGAAGTCCCTGGGAAATTTCACCACGATTCGAGATTTGCTCACTGAGATAGATCCCATGGCCGTTCGTTTACTCGTATTGCAGGGCCATTATCGTAAGCCGCTGGACTTTGCCCCGGAGGCCCTGCAGGCCGCCAGTAATGGCTGGCAGACCCTAGCGGAAGGCCTTCGTTTTGGAGAGCAGTACGGCAGCAAACTCGGTTGGACGCTTAAACCCTTGGCCCTCCAGCCGGATAGCAATGCCTACACCCAGGCCTTTCACCAGGCTGTGGATGATGACTTCAACTTTGCCGGGGGCCTGGTGGTGCTGTTTGAGTTAGCTAAGGAGCTACGTCGTCAAGGCAATTTGCTCACCCATCAGGGCCAGATTGATGCTGATGCCCAGCAACTCGAATCCCATTGGCAGACCCTGGTGTCGTTGGCCCAAGTTCTAGGCTTCAAGGCCCCAGCCCCCGTTGAGGAGCATCGTTCAGGGCCGACAGGACTCACCGATGCGGAGATCGAGGCCCTGATCCAACAACGAACTGCAGCCCGCCAGTCCAAAAATTTTGCCGAAGGCGATCGTCTGCGGGACTTGCTCCAGGCCCAGGGGATTACCTTAATTGATCAGCCGGGGGGCCTGACCCAATGGCATCGCTAG
- the fabD gene encoding ACP S-malonyltransferase, whose amino-acid sequence MTTAWVFPGQGSQSVGMGQDLPAIPSAQEKLTQAEQILGWSVMERCQGDEAELSQTQYTQPCLYVIESILSDLLKGQGASPAYVAGHSLGEYSALYAVGVFDFATGLQLVKQRAELMSQAQGGKMAALMKFDPAQLLELLATTPDVVLANDNSAEQVVISGKPEAVDSILAQVKAKRAVPLKVSGAFHSPFMAGAAQQFQAILENTPFQDAQVPVLSNVDPTPTQAGDILKQRLIRQMTGSVRWQEIMQALPPLGVTSVWEVGPGKVLTGLFKRTCPDLELKNISGPADLAE is encoded by the coding sequence ATGACAACAGCATGGGTATTTCCAGGACAAGGATCGCAGAGCGTGGGCATGGGGCAAGACCTACCGGCCATCCCATCGGCCCAGGAGAAATTGACCCAAGCCGAGCAGATTTTGGGTTGGTCAGTGATGGAACGATGCCAGGGAGATGAGGCGGAACTCTCCCAGACGCAGTACACTCAACCCTGCTTGTACGTGATTGAAAGTATTTTGAGTGACCTTTTGAAGGGCCAAGGGGCCAGTCCTGCCTACGTAGCCGGCCATAGCCTCGGAGAATATTCGGCCCTCTACGCCGTGGGGGTTTTTGACTTTGCCACGGGATTACAATTGGTGAAACAGCGAGCAGAGCTGATGAGCCAGGCCCAGGGAGGCAAAATGGCGGCCCTGATGAAGTTTGACCCGGCTCAATTATTAGAACTCCTGGCCACAACCCCCGATGTTGTTCTCGCCAACGATAACAGTGCGGAACAGGTGGTGATTTCTGGGAAACCAGAGGCAGTGGATAGTATTCTGGCCCAGGTGAAGGCCAAGCGGGCTGTTCCCCTTAAGGTTTCCGGGGCCTTCCACTCTCCCTTTATGGCCGGAGCGGCCCAACAATTCCAGGCCATTCTAGAAAATACGCCCTTCCAGGATGCCCAGGTGCCCGTTCTATCCAACGTTGATCCCACCCCGACCCAGGCTGGGGATATCCTCAAACAACGATTAATCCGACAAATGACGGGGTCGGTGCGCTGGCAGGAAATTATGCAGGCCCTGCCTCCCCTCGGTGTTACGAGCGTTTGGGAAGTAGGGCCGGGTAAAGTGCTCACGGGCCTGTTTAAGCGGACTTGCCCTGACCTGGAACTCAAAAATATTTCTGGCCCGGCGGATTTGGCTGAGTAG
- a CDS encoding alpha/beta hydrolase, with protein sequence MRYPWWSLLIGFGLTVGLGSPSLGAEQIVLRYSILQESIPVQDLSQLSRSGEVSPRLAGYLALAKKQPEDLRHWLNQSVQASPELLSQVLNGFLGQYLLGQISEVFHTPSQKASPEALRGALITSAVNDNQVQVIEILENYPTQELYVNGDRLMELYQQFKSMEASLSKLPF encoded by the coding sequence ATGCGTTATCCATGGTGGTCATTGCTCATCGGGTTTGGCTTAACCGTTGGCCTTGGGTCTCCGAGTTTAGGAGCCGAACAAATCGTACTCCGCTACAGTATCTTGCAAGAATCCATCCCGGTTCAGGATTTAAGTCAACTGAGTCGTAGCGGCGAAGTCTCTCCTCGTCTAGCCGGTTATCTGGCGCTAGCAAAGAAGCAACCGGAAGACCTGCGGCATTGGCTCAATCAATCCGTACAGGCCAGTCCTGAATTATTATCCCAAGTGCTGAACGGTTTTCTCGGTCAATATCTATTGGGGCAAATTAGCGAGGTGTTCCATACGCCTTCCCAGAAAGCCAGCCCTGAGGCTCTACGCGGAGCCTTGATTACCTCTGCCGTCAATGACAATCAGGTACAGGTGATTGAAATTCTGGAAAATTACCCCACCCAGGAATTGTACGTCAATGGCGATCGCCTGATGGAACTATACCAACAATTCAAGAGCATGGAAGCCAGTTTGTCTAAACTCCCTTTCTGA